A window of the Candidatus Schekmanbacteria bacterium genome harbors these coding sequences:
- the fliJ gene encoding flagellar export protein FliJ, whose product MAKEKFKLQKVLDFRELKEQQLQVEVAEIRSNLEREKINLKKKRSNLLKYKKILDKFQKKPASSQEYKTYLEYIDYLIRDIKIQGEVIQELHNSLVSSMEKLKKACQDKQILEKLKTREIQKAKADEEKTEQNFLDEIGLKINGKNKKEGK is encoded by the coding sequence ATGGCTAAGGAAAAATTTAAACTTCAAAAAGTTCTCGATTTCAGGGAATTGAAAGAACAACAGCTTCAGGTTGAAGTTGCTGAAATCAGATCCAACCTTGAAAGGGAAAAGATTAATCTGAAAAAGAAAAGAAGCAATCTCTTAAAATATAAAAAGATACTGGATAAGTTTCAGAAAAAACCAGCATCAAGTCAAGAATACAAAACCTATCTGGAATATATCGATTACCTTATAAGAGATATAAAAATTCAAGGCGAAGTCATACAAGAGCTCCACAACTCACTTGTTTCCTCAATGGAAAAATTGAAAAAAGCCTGTCAGGACAAACAAATTCTCGAAAAATTGAAAACTCGGGAAATTCAAAAAGCAAAAGCAGATGAGGAAAAAACTGAACAGAATTTCTTAGATGAAATCGGTTTAAAGATAAATGGGAAAAACAAAAAAGAGGGAAAATAA
- the fliI gene encoding flagellar protein export ATPase FliI produces the protein MEFSTERYLKVVNETNPLDLYGKVTKVVGLVIEGYAPNAIIGSSCLIYPDEGQSPIETEVVGFNEGKALLMALGDIRGIGPGSLIKVVKSKASINVGENFLGRIIDGYGNPIDNKGPLWGSKEYHIYADPLNPLEKNIISEKLDLGIRSINGLLTCGKGQRMGIFAGSGVGKSVLMGMIARNTKADVNVVALIGERGREVREFIERDLGKEGLRRSVVVAVTSDQSPLVRVRGAFIATTIAEYFRDLGLDVILMMDSVTRLAMAQREVGLAIGEPPTTKGYTPSVFAMLPKLLERAGLSNNSGSITGLYTVLVEGDDFNEPVSDAMRSILDGHLCLTRELAARNHYPAIDILLSVSRVMKDIVSDEHNEYAKKLIENLAVYKKAEDLINIGAYVKGSNPSIDKAIEMIDSINEYLKQGINERVSMEQSIAQLIQLFKKYEASNKGSE, from the coding sequence ATGGAATTCAGCACGGAAAGATATTTAAAAGTCGTTAATGAAACCAATCCTCTCGACCTTTATGGTAAAGTGACGAAGGTTGTTGGACTTGTAATTGAAGGATATGCCCCAAATGCAATTATTGGTTCCTCCTGTCTTATTTACCCTGATGAAGGACAATCTCCTATAGAAACTGAAGTTGTCGGTTTTAATGAAGGAAAAGCCTTATTAATGGCACTAGGTGATATCAGAGGCATTGGTCCCGGCAGTCTCATCAAAGTTGTCAAAAGCAAGGCATCTATAAATGTTGGGGAAAATTTTCTTGGCAGAATTATTGACGGTTATGGCAACCCTATAGACAATAAAGGACCGCTGTGGGGCAGTAAGGAATATCATATCTATGCAGACCCTCTAAATCCTCTTGAAAAAAATATCATAAGCGAAAAATTAGATCTTGGGATAAGAAGCATCAACGGTCTCCTCACATGCGGCAAAGGTCAAAGAATGGGAATCTTTGCAGGCTCAGGTGTGGGGAAAAGCGTCTTGATGGGAATGATTGCAAGAAATACAAAAGCTGATGTAAATGTCGTTGCCCTCATAGGAGAAAGAGGAAGAGAAGTTAGAGAATTTATTGAAAGAGATTTGGGAAAGGAAGGATTGAGAAGGTCTGTCGTGGTTGCCGTAACTTCCGACCAAAGCCCACTTGTTAGAGTTAGAGGAGCATTCATAGCTACTACAATAGCAGAATACTTCAGAGATTTAGGGCTTGATGTAATTCTAATGATGGATTCTGTTACGCGTCTTGCTATGGCGCAGAGAGAGGTCGGTTTGGCAATTGGTGAACCACCCACAACGAAAGGATATACGCCATCTGTATTTGCAATGTTACCCAAGCTTCTTGAAAGAGCGGGACTTTCAAATAACAGCGGTAGTATAACAGGGCTCTATACTGTGCTTGTTGAAGGCGATGATTTCAATGAACCGGTATCGGATGCAATGAGGTCTATTTTGGACGGCCATCTATGCCTCACAAGAGAGTTAGCGGCAAGGAACCATTATCCTGCCATAGACATTCTGCTAAGCGTAAGCAGAGTTATGAAAGATATCGTAAGTGATGAACACAATGAATATGCAAAAAAACTTATTGAAAACTTAGCTGTTTATAAGAAAGCCGAAGATTTAATCAATATTGGAGCATATGTAAAGGGAAGCAATCCCTCGATTGATAAAGCCATAGAAATGATAGACAGCATAAATGAATATTTAAAGCAGGGTATAAATGAAAGAGTGAGTATGGAACAGTCAATTGCCCAGCTTATACAGCTGTTCAAAAAATACGAAGCCTCAAATAAAGGATCTGAATAA
- the fliG gene encoding flagellar motor switch protein FliG gives MAETNISYTKKAAILLYVLGEDMAFEILKNLNSHEVKEVLSHLNKLDEVSENELNAIMDEFYNQAAGTGGFIKPDRAYASKLMKKVEKIMKTKKEEDDVYTEFINDEGIELLKKTDPELAANFLKSQHPQVIALIISRLDASSAATITEKLPKKIQSDVIARMANLKEVAPDVINEIDELLVKELRNLGGKQKNAIGGIKPVAEILNHLPKSIEGKILDAISEMDKEIAQKIKEHMFVFEDLVMLDGRDLQAVLKEVDGQKLALALKAASDELKEKIFSNVSERVKDMIIDDMETMGPVKLKDVEKAQQDVVAIARKLEEDGKISFGIGAEEEMVV, from the coding sequence ATGGCAGAGACAAATATTTCGTATACAAAGAAAGCGGCGATTTTACTTTATGTCTTAGGTGAAGATATGGCTTTTGAAATTTTGAAGAATTTGAACAGCCACGAAGTAAAGGAAGTCCTAAGCCATTTAAACAAACTCGATGAAGTTTCTGAAAATGAATTAAATGCCATAATGGATGAATTTTACAATCAAGCCGCAGGGACAGGCGGTTTTATCAAGCCAGACAGAGCATATGCTTCAAAATTGATGAAAAAAGTTGAAAAAATAATGAAAACAAAAAAAGAAGAAGATGATGTTTATACAGAATTTATAAATGATGAAGGAATAGAGCTTCTTAAAAAGACTGACCCTGAACTTGCAGCAAATTTCTTGAAGTCACAGCATCCTCAAGTTATCGCTCTTATCATTTCTCGTTTAGATGCAAGCTCAGCAGCCACAATTACTGAAAAGCTTCCCAAAAAAATCCAAAGCGATGTAATTGCACGAATGGCCAATCTGAAAGAGGTCGCCCCTGATGTTATCAATGAAATAGATGAACTCCTCGTAAAAGAATTGCGCAATCTTGGAGGCAAACAGAAAAACGCAATTGGAGGAATAAAGCCGGTGGCTGAAATACTCAATCACCTTCCAAAATCGATTGAAGGAAAAATTCTCGATGCCATTTCTGAGATGGATAAAGAAATAGCGCAAAAGATAAAGGAACATATGTTTGTTTTTGAAGACCTTGTTATGCTCGACGGAAGAGACCTTCAGGCAGTGCTTAAAGAAGTTGACGGTCAAAAACTCGCTCTTGCTCTTAAAGCAGCCAGTGATGAATTAAAAGAAAAGATTTTCAGCAATGTATCTGAAAGAGTCAAAGATATGATTATTGATGATATGGAAACGATGGGTCCTGTGAAACTCAAAGATGTAGAAAAAGCCCAGCAGGATGTTGTAGCCATAGCAAGAAAACTTGAAGAAGACGGAAAAATCTCCTTTGGAATAGGCGCTGAAGAAGAAATGGTAGTTTAA